One Streptomyces sp. RPA4-2 genomic window carries:
- a CDS encoding peptidoglycan recognition protein: MRGFLASSVGVTCAAALALPLALSAPAQAGPQAATTEPAVPGSTQSLRLVPLGDGRALGSAAPEQGVVRRAVRSFSLVGVIWDDPDTELRGRVQVRTRAFGTRHWTGWQDIETHNHEHGADPDSAESTSGRVRGSTAPLWVGDSDGVEVRVQAEVDERSTAPGESPLPRGMHLELVDPDEEPSSRGASTAGGRSAGSKAGTDSATTALDAAAATTSAAHEATAANAALAPLGATAIPALSKARTEREYLAAHPGEPRAKPYIGARPRIVTRRGWGANERLRERGLVYTKKVKAAFVHHTASGNNYRCSQASSVIRSIYRYHVKSSGWRDIGYNFLVDKCGNIYEGRAGGVAKPVMGAHTLGFNSDTMGIAVLGTFADTRPAAAALRAVARLAAWKLGLYGVNPRGKTYLKSAGGNLYRKGKNVRLNVISGHRDGFATECPGRLLYGKLGSARTTAARYQGR; encoded by the coding sequence ATGCGTGGATTCCTTGCTTCCTCGGTCGGCGTCACCTGCGCGGCCGCTCTCGCCCTTCCGCTGGCCCTGTCCGCCCCGGCACAGGCCGGACCCCAGGCGGCGACGACCGAGCCCGCCGTCCCGGGCAGCACCCAATCCCTCCGGCTCGTCCCGCTCGGCGACGGCCGGGCCCTCGGATCGGCCGCGCCCGAACAGGGGGTCGTCAGACGGGCCGTACGGTCGTTCTCGCTCGTCGGCGTCATCTGGGACGACCCCGACACCGAACTGCGCGGCCGCGTCCAGGTCCGTACCCGCGCCTTCGGCACCCGCCACTGGACCGGCTGGCAGGACATCGAGACGCACAACCACGAACACGGCGCCGACCCCGACAGCGCCGAGAGCACCTCGGGCCGGGTGCGCGGCTCCACGGCGCCGCTGTGGGTCGGGGACTCCGACGGCGTCGAGGTGCGCGTCCAGGCGGAGGTGGACGAACGCTCGACCGCACCCGGAGAGTCACCCCTCCCCAGGGGCATGCACCTCGAACTCGTCGACCCCGACGAGGAGCCCTCGTCGCGGGGGGCGTCGACCGCGGGCGGCCGCTCCGCCGGGTCGAAGGCCGGGACGGACTCCGCGACCACCGCCCTGGACGCCGCCGCGGCCACCACGTCCGCCGCCCACGAAGCGACCGCCGCGAACGCCGCGCTCGCGCCGCTCGGCGCCACCGCGATCCCGGCACTCTCCAAGGCCCGTACCGAGCGCGAGTACCTCGCCGCCCACCCGGGCGAACCGCGCGCGAAGCCGTACATCGGCGCGCGCCCGCGCATCGTCACCCGGCGCGGCTGGGGCGCGAACGAGAGGCTGCGCGAGCGCGGTCTCGTGTACACCAAAAAGGTGAAGGCCGCCTTCGTGCACCACACGGCATCCGGCAACAACTACCGCTGCTCGCAGGCCTCTTCGGTCATCCGCAGTATCTACCGCTACCACGTCAAGAGCAGCGGCTGGCGTGACATCGGCTACAACTTCCTCGTCGACAAGTGCGGAAACATCTACGAAGGCCGGGCCGGGGGCGTGGCCAAGCCCGTCATGGGCGCCCACACCCTCGGCTTCAACAGCGACACCATGGGGATCGCCGTCCTCGGCACCTTCGCCGACACGAGGCCGGCCGCTGCCGCGCTGAGAGCCGTCGCGCGGCTCGCGGCATGGAAGCTCGGTCTCTACGGAGTCAATCCGCGCGGCAAGACATACCTGAAGTCCGCCGGTGGCAATCTCTACCGAAAGGGCAAGAACGTACGACTCAACGTGATCTCCGGCCATCGGGACGGGTTCGCCACGGAGTGCCCGGGACGGCTCCTGTACGGCAAACTCGGCTCGGCCCGGACGACCGCGGCCCGGTACCAGGGCCGCTGA
- a CDS encoding glycosyltransferase — translation MSVHSHTAAQQDAAAPEFPRHVVTAVLVSHDGARWLPDALAGLLGQERPVQNAVAADTGSADDSAQLLTDALGADRVLHLARRTGFGQAVEEAIRGAGVLTPDDLPYLKRPSGWDPVTRSWRDDAYDMPDLPHGEPEQWLWLLHDDCAPEPDALAHMLRVVENERELGKEVAVVGPKLRGWYDRRALLEVGVTIANSGRRWTGLDRREQDQGQHDHVHPVLAVSTAGMLIRRDVFEELGGFDRRLPLMRDDIDLCWRAQSAGHRVLVAPEAVVRHAEAASRERRTVDCVGRTSASPHKVDKAGAVYTLLVNARTAQLPWILIRLVLGTLLRTLAYLVGKVPGQAVDEIRGLLGTLLRPERILAGRRRRGSPQVDKGELRALFPPPGATVRATVEQAAGSLMGSDDPEATSGAGRHGGAVESGPGGDDADFLEIEQFARLKRIARNPGPMLFLVLLFVSLLACRGLLGGGALAGGALLPAPADASELWSRYLDGWHPVGAGGTESAPPYLAIVALLSSLLLGSTGLAVTVLMVASVPLAGFAAYFASRPLVESRLLRAWASVVYAFLPAAAGALAGGRVGTAFLAILLPLIARAGVAASGLAHASGARGSWRATWAYALLLTFTTAFTPIVWPIALVLGIALLAVRRRELTTYGPRFLAQLGTPLLVLAPWSLTLLPFGFFKEAGLPYGESAASALDLLGASPGGPGTVSGLMLIGIVLAGLAALLRGDRQRAVWTAWAVALVALVFAVLSNKSAWAGPATLVYGLAVLTAAVLGADGARTRVAEQSFGWRQPVAALIAFASVAGPLLVAVGWIIGGADGPVERRDPVQVPAFVAEESGTRDQARTLVLDSDTGARVGYTLVRGSGARMGDGELAASGGENERLDKVVANLVAGSGADQADQLGGFAVRYVLVRKGAPREVSRVLDATPGLSRLSQQDGSALWRLDRQVSRASIAPRSGGEPLAIAAGPVELHTTVPAGSEGRVLRLADTADAGWTATLDGKPLTRTTVDGWAQGFELPANGGRLDVAFDAPLSHTGWLWAQGALAVVLVVLALPGRRRDIDDDLPEEPVLPAQDVTGEGRRARRLRAQAEAEAEAEAEARTDQDADFHQPAEEEPEHGPAAVPHQQTYAEWDAPDYAGADYGSYAGEQYQGAQQYPAGTYEQPYQADPYQADPYQTGQYDPYGYGNTTSYDQTYQQGYETAYDPQQPPMPPQPPHGTDSERPDGSQQ, via the coding sequence ATGTCCGTGCACAGCCATACGGCAGCCCAACAAGACGCTGCCGCTCCTGAGTTCCCGCGCCACGTGGTGACCGCGGTGCTCGTCTCCCACGACGGCGCCCGCTGGCTGCCCGACGCGCTCGCCGGCCTGCTCGGCCAGGAGCGCCCCGTGCAGAACGCGGTGGCGGCCGACACCGGCAGCGCGGACGACTCCGCCCAGCTGCTCACCGACGCGCTCGGCGCCGACCGGGTGCTGCACCTTGCCCGCCGGACCGGCTTCGGCCAGGCCGTCGAGGAGGCCATCCGCGGGGCCGGTGTGCTCACCCCGGACGACCTGCCCTACCTGAAGCGCCCCAGCGGCTGGGACCCCGTCACCCGCAGCTGGCGCGACGACGCGTACGACATGCCGGATCTTCCGCACGGCGAACCCGAGCAGTGGCTCTGGCTGCTGCACGACGACTGCGCCCCCGAGCCCGACGCCCTCGCCCACATGCTCCGCGTCGTGGAGAACGAGCGGGAGCTCGGCAAGGAAGTCGCCGTCGTGGGCCCCAAGCTCCGCGGCTGGTACGACCGGCGCGCCCTCCTGGAGGTCGGCGTCACCATCGCCAACTCCGGCCGCCGCTGGACCGGTCTGGACCGACGCGAGCAGGACCAGGGCCAGCACGACCACGTCCACCCCGTGCTCGCCGTGTCCACCGCCGGCATGCTGATCCGCCGTGATGTCTTCGAGGAGCTCGGCGGCTTCGACCGGCGTCTGCCCCTGATGCGTGACGACATCGACCTGTGCTGGCGCGCCCAGTCCGCGGGACACCGCGTCCTGGTCGCCCCCGAGGCGGTCGTCCGGCACGCCGAGGCGGCCTCCCGCGAGCGCCGCACCGTCGACTGCGTGGGGCGCACCTCCGCCTCCCCGCACAAGGTCGACAAGGCGGGCGCCGTCTACACCCTCCTCGTCAACGCCCGGACGGCACAGCTCCCCTGGATCCTGATCCGGCTCGTCCTCGGCACCCTGCTGCGCACCCTCGCCTACCTCGTCGGCAAGGTCCCCGGACAGGCCGTCGACGAGATCCGCGGTCTGCTCGGAACCCTGCTGAGGCCCGAGCGGATCCTCGCGGGCCGCCGCAGGCGAGGCAGCCCCCAGGTCGACAAGGGCGAGTTGCGCGCGCTGTTCCCGCCCCCGGGCGCGACCGTGCGGGCCACCGTCGAGCAGGCCGCGGGCAGCCTCATGGGCAGCGACGACCCCGAGGCCACCTCCGGCGCCGGCCGGCACGGCGGCGCCGTCGAGTCCGGGCCCGGCGGCGACGACGCCGACTTCCTCGAGATCGAGCAGTTCGCCCGCCTCAAGCGCATCGCCCGCAACCCCGGCCCGATGCTCTTCCTGGTGCTGCTGTTCGTCTCCCTGCTCGCCTGCCGCGGCCTCCTCGGCGGCGGGGCGCTCGCGGGCGGCGCGCTGCTGCCCGCGCCCGCCGACGCCTCCGAGCTCTGGTCGCGCTACCTCGACGGCTGGCACCCGGTGGGAGCCGGCGGCACCGAGTCCGCGCCGCCCTACCTCGCGATCGTCGCGCTGCTGTCCTCGCTGCTCCTCGGCTCCACCGGACTCGCGGTCACCGTGCTCATGGTGGCCTCCGTGCCGCTGGCCGGCTTCGCCGCGTACTTCGCCTCCCGCCCGCTCGTCGAGTCGCGCCTGCTGCGTGCCTGGGCGTCCGTGGTGTACGCGTTCCTGCCCGCCGCCGCCGGCGCGCTCGCGGGCGGCCGCGTCGGCACCGCCTTCCTCGCGATCCTGCTGCCGCTCATCGCCCGCGCGGGCGTCGCGGCGAGCGGGCTCGCGCACGCCTCCGGCGCGCGCGGCAGCTGGCGCGCCACCTGGGCGTACGCCCTGCTGCTGACGTTCACCACGGCGTTCACACCGATCGTGTGGCCCATCGCGCTGGTCCTCGGGATCGCGCTCCTCGCCGTGCGCCGCAGGGAGCTCACCACGTACGGGCCGCGGTTCCTGGCCCAGCTCGGCACCCCGCTGCTGGTCCTCGCCCCCTGGTCGCTGACGCTGCTTCCGTTCGGTTTCTTCAAGGAGGCCGGCCTGCCCTACGGCGAGAGCGCGGCCTCCGCACTCGACCTGCTCGGCGCCAGCCCCGGCGGTCCCGGCACGGTCAGCGGACTGATGCTCATCGGCATCGTGCTCGCCGGGCTGGCCGCCCTGTTGCGCGGTGACCGGCAGCGCGCGGTCTGGACCGCCTGGGCCGTCGCCCTGGTGGCGCTCGTCTTCGCCGTGCTGTCCAACAAGTCGGCGTGGGCCGGCCCCGCCACCCTGGTCTACGGTCTCGCGGTGCTCACCGCCGCCGTGCTCGGCGCCGACGGGGCACGCACCCGCGTGGCCGAGCAGAGCTTCGGCTGGCGTCAGCCGGTCGCCGCGCTCATCGCGTTCGCCTCCGTCGCGGGCCCGCTGCTCGTGGCCGTCGGGTGGATCATCGGCGGCGCCGACGGTCCCGTGGAGCGCCGCGACCCGGTGCAGGTGCCGGCGTTCGTCGCCGAGGAGAGCGGCACCCGCGACCAGGCCCGCACCCTGGTGCTCGACAGCGACACCGGCGCCCGCGTCGGCTACACCCTCGTGCGCGGCTCCGGCGCGCGCATGGGCGACGGCGAACTCGCGGCCTCGGGCGGCGAGAACGAGAGGCTCGACAAGGTCGTCGCCAACCTCGTCGCGGGCTCCGGCGCCGACCAGGCCGACCAGCTCGGCGGATTCGCCGTGCGTTACGTCCTGGTCCGCAAGGGCGCGCCCCGCGAGGTGAGCCGCGTCCTGGACGCCACGCCGGGTCTGTCCCGGCTCAGCCAGCAGGACGGAAGCGCGCTGTGGCGTCTGGATCGCCAGGTCTCGCGCGCCTCGATCGCCCCCAGGTCCGGTGGTGAGCCGCTGGCCATCGCCGCCGGACCCGTAGAGCTGCACACCACCGTCCCCGCCGGCTCCGAGGGCCGCGTCCTGCGCCTCGCCGACACGGCGGACGCCGGCTGGACGGCGACCCTGGACGGAAAGCCGCTGACCCGCACCACGGTCGACGGCTGGGCACAGGGCTTCGAACTGCCCGCGAACGGCGGCAGGCTGGACGTCGCCTTCGACGCCCCGCTGAGCCACACCGGCTGGCTGTGGGCACAGGGCGCGCTCGCCGTCGTCCTCGTGGTCCTCGCCCTGCCCGGTCGGCGCCGCGACATCGACGACGACCTTCCCGAGGAGCCGGTCCTGCCCGCCCAGGACGTCACGGGCGAGGGCCGCCGCGCCCGCCGCCTGCGCGCCCAGGCCGAGGCGGAGGCGGAGGCCGAGGCGGAGGCCCGGACGGACCAGGACGCGGACTTCCATCAGCCCGCGGAGGAGGAGCCGGAGCACGGTCCCGCCGCGGTCCCGCACCAGCAGACGTACGCCGAATGGGACGCGCCCGACTACGCGGGCGCCGACTACGGCTCCTACGCCGGCGAGCAGTACCAGGGCGCGCAGCAGTACCCGGCGGGCACCTACGAACAGCCGTACCAAGCGGACCCGTACCAGGCGGACCCGTACCAGACCGGCCAGTACGACCCGTACGGGTACGGGAACACGACGTCGTACGACCAGACGTACCAGCAGGGCTACGAGACGGCGTACGACCCGCAGCAGCCCCCGATGCCCCCGCAGCCGCCGCACGGCACCGACAGTGAGCGCCCCGACGGGAGCCAGCAGTGA
- the cofD gene encoding 2-phospho-L-lactate transferase codes for MRIVVLAGGIGGARFLRGLQQAAPDADITVIGNTGDDIHLFGLKVCPDLDTVMYTLGGGINEEQGWGRTDETFHLKEELAAYGVGPEWFGLGDRDFATHIVRTQMLSAGYPLSAVTEALCDRWKPGVRLIPMSDDRVETHVAVTLPDSGERKVIHFQEYWVRLRASVAAEAVVPVGAEQAKPAPGVLEAIAEADVILFPPSNPVVSVGTILAVPGIREAIADAGVPVVGLSPIVGDAPVRGMADKVLAAVGVESTAAAVAEHYGSGLLDGWLVDTVDAATVERVETAGIRCRAVPLMMSDLDAAARMAREALTLAEEVRGA; via the coding sequence ATGCGCATTGTGGTTCTGGCAGGCGGCATCGGTGGTGCCCGGTTCCTTCGTGGTCTCCAGCAGGCCGCGCCGGACGCGGACATCACCGTCATCGGCAACACCGGCGACGACATCCACCTCTTCGGGCTGAAGGTCTGCCCGGACCTCGACACCGTGATGTACACCCTCGGCGGCGGCATCAACGAGGAGCAGGGCTGGGGTCGGACCGACGAGACCTTCCACCTCAAGGAGGAGCTCGCGGCGTACGGGGTCGGGCCCGAGTGGTTCGGGCTCGGCGACCGCGACTTCGCGACGCACATCGTGCGGACGCAGATGCTGAGCGCGGGCTATCCGCTCAGCGCGGTCACGGAGGCCCTGTGCGACCGGTGGAAGCCGGGTGTCCGGCTGATCCCCATGTCCGACGACCGCGTCGAGACCCATGTCGCCGTCACGCTGCCGGACAGCGGCGAGCGCAAGGTGATCCACTTCCAGGAGTACTGGGTGCGGCTGCGCGCCTCCGTGGCGGCCGAGGCCGTCGTGCCCGTCGGCGCCGAGCAGGCCAAGCCCGCCCCCGGGGTCCTGGAGGCCATCGCGGAGGCGGACGTGATCCTCTTCCCGCCGTCCAACCCGGTCGTGTCCGTCGGCACCATCCTCGCCGTGCCCGGCATCCGGGAGGCCATCGCCGACGCGGGCGTGCCCGTGGTGGGCCTGTCCCCCATCGTCGGCGACGCGCCCGTGCGGGGCATGGCCGACAAGGTGCTCGCGGCGGTCGGCGTGGAATCGACCGCGGCGGCGGTGGCCGAGCACTACGGCTCGGGGCTCCTGGACGGCTGGCTCGTCGACACCGTGGACGCGGCCACCGTGGAGCGCGTGGAGACCGCCGGTATCCGCTGCCGTGCCGTACCGCTGATGATGTCCGACCTCGACGCCGCCGCGCGGATGGCCCGCGAGGCACTGACGCTGGCGGAGGAGGTGCGGGGCGCTTGA
- a CDS encoding sugar phosphate nucleotidyltransferase: MTEAILLVGGRGTRLRPLTVNTPKPMVPAAGVPFLTHQLARARAAGVEHIVLATSYLAEVFEPYFGDGSALGLHIEYVTEEEPLGTGGAIRNVAARLHSGPDEPVLIFNGDILTGLDIQALVATHESTGADVSLHLTRVEDPRAYGLVPTDPSGRVTAFLEKPQTPAEIVTDQINAGAYVFRRSVIDSIPAGRPVSVERETFPELLATGAHLQGMVDSTYWLDLGTPQAFVRGSADLVLGRAPSPAVPGRCGDRLVLPTARVAPDAKLTGGTVVGEGAHVGEGARVTGSTILSGAVVESGAVITDSLVGAHARIGERTVLSGTVVGDGAVIGPDNELREGVRIWCEAHIPAGALRFSSDQ, encoded by the coding sequence GTGACAGAAGCGATCCTCCTGGTCGGTGGCAGAGGCACCCGGCTGCGCCCGCTCACGGTGAACACCCCCAAGCCGATGGTTCCGGCGGCCGGGGTGCCCTTCCTCACGCACCAGCTGGCGCGGGCGAGAGCGGCGGGCGTCGAGCACATCGTCCTCGCGACCTCCTACCTGGCCGAGGTCTTCGAGCCGTACTTCGGTGACGGCTCGGCGCTGGGTCTCCACATCGAGTACGTCACCGAGGAGGAGCCCCTCGGCACGGGCGGCGCGATCCGCAACGTCGCCGCGCGCCTCCACTCGGGCCCGGACGAGCCGGTCCTGATCTTCAACGGTGACATCCTGACGGGGCTGGACATCCAGGCGCTGGTGGCGACGCACGAGTCGACGGGCGCGGACGTGTCCCTGCACCTGACCCGGGTCGAGGACCCCCGGGCGTACGGCCTGGTCCCGACGGACCCCTCGGGCCGGGTGACGGCCTTCCTGGAGAAGCCCCAGACGCCCGCGGAGATCGTCACCGACCAGATCAACGCGGGGGCGTACGTCTTCCGCCGCTCCGTCATCGACTCGATCCCCGCCGGCCGCCCGGTCTCGGTGGAACGGGAGACCTTCCCGGAGCTGCTGGCCACCGGGGCCCACCTGCAGGGCATGGTGGACTCGACCTACTGGCTGGATCTGGGCACCCCTCAGGCCTTCGTACGGGGCTCCGCGGACCTGGTCCTCGGCCGTGCCCCCTCGCCGGCCGTCCCCGGCCGCTGCGGCGACCGTCTGGTCCTGCCCACGGCCCGGGTCGCCCCGGACGCCAAGCTGACCGGCGGCACGGTCGTGGGTGAGGGCGCGCACGTCGGGGAGGGCGCGCGCGTCACGGGCAGCACCATCCTGTCCGGCGCCGTCGTCGAATCCGGCGCCGTCATCACCGACTCCCTCGTCGGAGCCCACGCCCGCATCGGCGAACGCACCGTCCTGTCCGGCACGGTCGTCGGCGACGGCGCGGTGATCGGCCCCGACAACGAACTCCGCGAGGGCGTACGCATCTGGTGCGAGGCGCACATCCCAGCGGGAGCACTCCGCTTCTCCTCGGACCAGTAA
- a CDS encoding WhiB family transcriptional regulator codes for MTELVQQLLVDDADEELGWQERALCAQTDPESFFPEKGGSTREAKKVCLACEVRSECLEYALANDERFGIWGGLSERERRRLKKAAV; via the coding sequence ATGACCGAGCTGGTGCAGCAACTGCTGGTCGACGACGCGGACGAGGAACTCGGCTGGCAGGAGCGCGCGCTGTGCGCCCAGACCGACCCCGAGTCCTTCTTCCCCGAGAAGGGCGGCTCCACCCGCGAGGCCAAGAAGGTCTGTCTCGCCTGTGAGGTCCGCTCCGAGTGCCTTGAATACGCGCTCGCCAACGACGAGCGGTTCGGCATCTGGGGCGGTCTGTCCGAGCGCGAGCGGCGCCGCCTGAAGAAGGCCGCCGTCTGA
- a CDS encoding TIGR03089 family protein produces the protein MNAIDRTPADLLRSALAADPARPLVTFYDDATGERVELSVATFANWVAKTANLLQGELSAEPGDRLALLLPAHWQTAVWLLACSSVGVVADVGGDPAAAGFVVSGPDTLEAARACSGERIALALRPLGGRFPQAPAGFADYAVEVPSQGDRFVPYAVVDPEEPALIVAGAEYTGAEVVERARSGAPSLGLTGPGSRILSGLAYDTWEGLSAGLYAPLSTGASVVLCRHLELLGEEGLAKRVESERVTATVR, from the coding sequence GTGAACGCCATCGATCGCACCCCTGCCGACCTGCTGCGATCCGCGCTCGCCGCGGACCCCGCACGCCCGCTGGTGACCTTCTACGACGACGCCACGGGTGAACGTGTCGAATTGTCCGTGGCCACCTTCGCCAATTGGGTGGCCAAGACCGCCAACCTGCTCCAGGGCGAGCTGTCCGCCGAGCCCGGCGACCGGCTGGCGCTGCTGCTGCCCGCGCACTGGCAGACGGCGGTGTGGCTGCTGGCGTGTTCGTCGGTGGGAGTGGTCGCGGACGTGGGCGGCGACCCCGCCGCGGCCGGCTTCGTGGTCAGCGGGCCGGACACGCTGGAGGCGGCCCGCGCCTGCTCCGGGGAGCGGATCGCGCTCGCGCTGCGGCCGCTCGGCGGGCGCTTCCCGCAGGCGCCGGCGGGCTTCGCCGACTACGCGGTGGAGGTGCCGAGTCAGGGGGACCGGTTCGTGCCGTACGCGGTGGTGGACCCGGAGGAGCCGGCGCTGATCGTCGCCGGGGCGGAGTACACGGGGGCCGAGGTCGTGGAGCGGGCCCGGTCCGGCGCGCCCTCGCTCGGGCTGACGGGGCCCGGCTCGCGGATTCTGTCGGGGCTCGCGTACGACACCTGGGAGGGACTGAGCGCGGGGCTGTACGCGCCGCTGTCGACCGGTGCGTCCGTGGTGTTGTGCCGGCACCTCGAGCTGTTGGGTGAGGAAGGGCTGGCGAAGCGGGTGGAGAGTGAACGGGTGACCGCGACGGTTCGCTAG
- a CDS encoding cysteine dioxygenase family protein, whose protein sequence is MNSDSDLQIAGDILEVPHLLQPPREHPATVADFVGLARAVSADRSRWEHLVQYDATSRWYHRLHTGPGYEVWLLSWVPGQGSGLHDHGASSGVLTVLDGVLTERTDRGTRALGAGAQRVFAPGYAHEVVNDSLEPAVSLHVYYPGLTEMPMHGARCAVAEVQ, encoded by the coding sequence ATGAACAGCGACAGCGACCTCCAGATCGCCGGCGACATCCTCGAAGTCCCGCACCTGCTCCAGCCGCCGCGCGAGCACCCCGCCACCGTGGCCGACTTCGTCGGCCTCGCCCGCGCCGTCTCCGCCGACCGCTCCCGGTGGGAACACCTCGTCCAGTACGACGCGACCTCGCGCTGGTACCACCGGCTGCACACCGGGCCCGGCTACGAGGTGTGGCTCCTCTCCTGGGTGCCCGGACAGGGCAGCGGGCTGCACGACCACGGCGCCTCCTCCGGCGTACTCACCGTCCTGGACGGCGTGTTGACGGAGCGCACCGACCGCGGCACGCGCGCGTTGGGCGCGGGCGCGCAGCGGGTCTTCGCGCCCGGGTACGCCCACGAGGTCGTCAACGACTCCCTCGAACCGGCCGTGAGTCTGCACGTCTACTACCCGGGTCTCACCGAGATGCCGATGCATGGGGCGCGGTGCGCCGTCGCCGAGGTCCAGTAA
- a CDS encoding coenzyme F420-0:L-glutamate ligase — protein MGYRVWALPGLPEVQRGDDLAKIIAGAEPGLADGDVLLVTSKIVSKAEGRLVEASDREAAIDAETVRVVARRGALRIVENRQGLVMAAAGVDASNTPAGTVLLLPEDPDASARTLRDGLRDILGVDVGVVITDTFGRPWRTGLTDVAIGAAGVRVLDDLRGGTDAHGNPLSATVVATADELAGAGDLVKGKASGLPVAVVRGLPQVVAEDDGAGTRAMVRGARDDMFRLGTSEAVREAVTQRRTVRAFTDEPVDPGAVRRAVAAAVTAPAPHHTTPWRFVLLESARSRTRLLDAMRDAWIEDLRGDAKSEESIAKRVRRGDVLRNAPYLVVPCLVTDGSHTYGDPRRDAAEREMFVVAMGAGVQNFLVALAGERLGSAWVSSTMFCRDVVRDVLALPDDWDPMGAVAVGHAAEAPRARPERDAGAFVEVR, from the coding sequence CTGGGCTACCGGGTCTGGGCGCTGCCCGGCCTTCCCGAAGTACAGCGGGGCGACGATCTCGCCAAGATCATCGCGGGGGCCGAGCCGGGGCTGGCCGACGGGGATGTCCTGCTCGTCACCTCGAAGATCGTGTCCAAGGCCGAGGGGCGCCTGGTGGAGGCCTCCGACCGGGAGGCGGCCATCGACGCCGAGACGGTACGGGTCGTGGCGCGCCGCGGGGCGCTCCGGATCGTCGAGAACCGGCAGGGGCTCGTGATGGCCGCCGCCGGGGTCGACGCCTCCAACACGCCGGCCGGGACCGTCCTGTTGCTGCCCGAGGACCCCGACGCGTCCGCCCGGACGCTCCGGGACGGCCTGCGGGACATCCTCGGGGTGGACGTCGGCGTCGTGATCACCGACACCTTCGGGCGCCCCTGGCGCACCGGGCTCACCGACGTCGCCATCGGCGCCGCGGGCGTACGGGTCCTGGACGATCTGCGCGGCGGCACCGACGCGCACGGCAATCCGCTGAGCGCGACCGTCGTCGCCACCGCCGACGAACTCGCCGGCGCCGGTGACCTGGTCAAGGGCAAGGCCTCCGGGCTGCCGGTCGCCGTCGTGCGCGGGCTGCCCCAGGTGGTGGCCGAGGACGACGGCGCGGGCACGCGCGCGATGGTGCGGGGCGCCCGCGACGACATGTTCCGGCTGGGCACGTCCGAGGCCGTACGGGAGGCGGTGACCCAGCGGCGTACCGTACGGGCCTTCACCGACGAGCCGGTCGATCCGGGCGCCGTACGGCGCGCCGTCGCCGCCGCGGTGACCGCGCCCGCGCCGCATCACACCACGCCCTGGCGGTTCGTGCTGCTGGAGTCCGCGCGGTCGCGGACACGGCTGCTCGACGCCATGCGGGACGCGTGGATCGAGGATCTGCGCGGGGACGCGAAGAGCGAGGAGTCGATCGCCAAGCGGGTGCGGCGCGGCGACGTGCTGCGCAACGCGCCCTACCTGGTGGTGCCGTGCCTGGTGACGGACGGGTCCCACACTTACGGCGACCCGCGCCGTGACGCCGCGGAGCGTGAGATGTTCGTCGTCGCCATGGGAGCGGGTGTGCAGAACTTCCTCGTCGCGCTCGCCGGGGAGCGGCTGGGCTCCGCGTGGGTGTCCTCGACGATGTTCTGCCGCGACGTCGTACGGGACGTGCTGGCCCTGCCGGACGACTGGGACCCGATGGGGGCCGTCGCCGTCGGGCACGCGGCCGAGGCGCCCAGGGCGCGGCCCGAGCGGGACGCCGGGGCGTTCGTCGAGGTGCGCTGA